A segment of the Populus alba chromosome 9, ASM523922v2, whole genome shotgun sequence genome:
TCCAATGACTCGTCCAAATCATCATCTAAACCATCCTCATCACCAAACTGTTCCTCAGGTAGCTTAACTTGTGGTCTTGACCGGAGAAGAGATGACAGCAGGTATGGTAAAGGAGGAGCTCTTGACCGAGTTGCAAATTGCTTCTTAGGTGGACTATCTTGCCCCTTCAATATAGTGTTTGCTTCAGCGAGGATTTTTGATGCAAAGGATAGTAGCAACAATTGAGGTTTCCAAACCTGACCATTAGGCAACACTCTATGCCCTGCCCTATTTCTTCTACATGCAGAGTGATTCTCAACTAATGAAACGGGATTTACAAGCCACATATCACCTGCTGCCTGACGAATTGTTTGTTGAACAGCATGAGAACGTTGAGTTACAACCATTTCATAACTTGAAACGGTACCTTGTGGACTATCAGGTGGAGCAGAAGCAGCATGACTGAGGACAACAATTGCATTTTGCCATATAGATGGACCAAATATCTTGGTGATGGTTCGCAACAGGGGTAAATCACCAAAATCCTTGCTCTGCATGTCCAACCTATCAAAATACAACACAATATCTGGAGGAGTTTTCTTGATAAAGTTTTTCACTGAGTGAAGGATTTTCTCATTCTGTCGCTGGCCAGACCCGGAAGGAAGGAGGCCTGGTGTGTCAATGACCCGTAACTTGATCCCCTGAACAGTTCCCACAACATCCTGAACCATTTTTGTACCAGATTGAAAAGCATTGGTGGGGAGCTTTGCTTCATCAAATATCGAATTGATAGTGGCACTTTTTCCAACTCCAGTCTTTCCAAGAACCATAATTGTGCAGGAGAAATCAAGGGGTTCCTGCCCATCTGCCTCGAGCTGTCCTGCCATGGCACTTGCAGGATCAAAACTTAAGGTGCTAATGCGACCCCGATTTCTCCCTCGCAGCTGCTCAACAATTCCCAATCTGTATAAAACCTGTGCCACAACAGTTTCTTTGGGAGTCAAGCCAAGCCTATGCACTAGGCGCAAAAATTTCACCCTAATCATCTTCAGTTTTTCACGAGTCTCATCATGCTCCTCTGACTCCCCATTAGTAGGGTCATCAAGCTGTTGAGAGCGCATATGAGACATGGCTCCATTAGCACGCAACTGCTGCATTGCCCTAGTTGCAGGTTCCAGGAGTGGGGCAGCACGCCCAAGGCCAGCTGGATGGGAATGGGAGGGAGGACTCAAAGATTTTCGAGATAAAGAAGGAAGCTTAGGTTCACGCTGACTTTCACCTTCTTTATTTACTGGATTGTTTTGCTTCTCTTGATATGTTTCTGCAATCCTTTCAGGGTGCTCAGACACAATATTGTTCTGGCCAGCATCATTACCTTTTTCAGCAGTACGCTCTGGTTCAGAATCCTTGTTATCCTCTGCTCTCAAACTAGCAGTATCAGCCTGAATGtcttcatttttctcattcacaAACTTATCTAAAGAATTTAAGCTTACGGTTTCCGCTACCACCGTTGATTCTTCCAGGGCTGTAGATGGGACAGATGAAGTAGCTGTCAGTTCAGGAGTTTGCTCATGATGCTCTGGATCCACTGAAGCTATAGTATCTTTCAAGTCTCCATTGCTGGCATTTCTGTGTTCTGTATCAACAGTTGCTGAAATGCCCTTTGGATGCTCACCCTTGTGAATCCCATCCTCCGAATCAAGGCCAGCTGAATCCCCTATCAATTCCCCACTTTTATCATCCTGATCTTCTGTACCAACTTTCACTGGATTCTCATGAAGTCCTTCACCTTTTCTGTCTTGAAGCTCAACCGAGCCATCCTCTTTGATTTCCTCTCTCTTACTATCCTCAGGGAGAATCCCCTCACTTGATTCAATTTTCTGCATAGCATTCACCACATCCTCACCCTTCAAAGCCTCTATTCCTCCATCACCAACAATCTCAGAAACAACCGCCCCTCCATTCAACATACTGCCCTCCACTTCCACAACAGTCCCTCCCTCGTCAATCTTATGGACACTCTCTCCACCTACCGAATCCACCACCTTCTCTTCACCAACCACCTCAGTCAACCCCTCAGGATTACCAGGCTCAGCAGGAACAAAAACTGGCTCTTCAAATTTGTCCATCCCACTTCCCACATCTGATTTCTCAATGGCAACTAGTGAACCAGAATCACCACCTTCTGACTCATGTGCCTCAAATTTCTCCATTTCATTTCCCACATCCAAATTTGCATTCCCAACCACCAAACTCGAGTCACCAACACTCTCAACACCGCCATCTGACTCAAACTTCACTCCCTCTTCATGCAATTTCTCGGGTGACTCAAGTGCCTCCACAAAAACCTCATCTTCCGAATCCTTCAATTCACTGGACGCCACCGCAACCTTCTCCTCTATCTTATCCCCCAACAACTCATTTTTTCCCTCCACCGCACCACCCAAAACATCATATTTATCCTCCACCTTATCCCTAGAAACTTCATTGTTGACATTGATGTTATTTTCTAATTGCGTCGCATCGACAACTCTATCAATTCCATTTCCATTTTCCATTTTCAACAATCTTTACCTGCAAATCAAAGttccaacaaaatcaaatacgAAACCATTGAATAGAGAGACCGACATATAATCACAAAACAACTCTTTTTATTCCTTACAAAGAAAAATCCCGTCAATCAAAACCAACTCAATGGCaataaatgaatcaaaataaagaCACCTTTAATAGTAAAATACAACATGACACCAAAGAACACTACAAAGAATCAATAATCAGAAGAAAAATTCACTGTAACCAATCAAGGCAAGTAAAACCATGGATatctaattcaatttaaaacatCACAAGCAGATAACCCCATGAAAAAAATCAGGTCTCAAGAATGTTTTATCAGTGTTTCTGGGAAGAAATGAAAGCAAAGGCCATAGAAACgaaacataaaagaaacaaaacttaCCTGCGTTGGATGCTGTGTATAACGAAAGTTCCGAGTCCTTAAAGGAAGAGAACaaaacttttctttgtttcttttaacaTAGGATTTCAAGACAGTGTGTATTCTTGGTATTAACAGAGTAAGTGCTTAGAAGCTAAGTAGCTGTGTCTTTTAATTAGCAGTAGAAGAGAAGCGAGGTGAAGGAGATAAGAGTTGTCAGGTTGAGAATACGAGCGCGGGGATGTTATCCTTTTTCTTCACCTCCCGTAACCCCGTTTTATACTCTCCCCTCCCACTAAAGGCAAatatttttctgttct
Coding sequences within it:
- the LOC118058790 gene encoding translocase of chloroplast 120, chloroplastic, whose translation is MENGNGIDRVVDATQLENNINVNNEVSRDKVEDKYDVLGGAVEGKNELLGDKIEEKVAVASSELKDSEDEVFVEALESPEKLHEEGVKFESDGGVESVGDSSLVVGNANLDVGNEMEKFEAHESEGGDSGSLVAIEKSDVGSGMDKFEEPVFVPAEPGNPEGLTEVVGEEKVVDSVGGESVHKIDEGGTVVEVEGSMLNGGAVVSEIVGDGGIEALKGEDVVNAMQKIESSEGILPEDSKREEIKEDGSVELQDRKGEGLHENPVKVGTEDQDDKSGELIGDSAGLDSEDGIHKGEHPKGISATVDTEHRNASNGDLKDTIASVDPEHHEQTPELTATSSVPSTALEESTVVAETVSLNSLDKFVNEKNEDIQADTASLRAEDNKDSEPERTAEKGNDAGQNNIVSEHPERIAETYQEKQNNPVNKEGESQREPKLPSLSRKSLSPPSHSHPAGLGRAAPLLEPATRAMQQLRANGAMSHMRSQQLDDPTNGESEEHDETREKLKMIRVKFLRLVHRLGLTPKETVVAQVLYRLGIVEQLRGRNRGRISTLSFDPASAMAGQLEADGQEPLDFSCTIMVLGKTGVGKSATINSIFDEAKLPTNAFQSGTKMVQDVVGTVQGIKLRVIDTPGLLPSGSGQRQNEKILHSVKNFIKKTPPDIVLYFDRLDMQSKDFGDLPLLRTITKIFGPSIWQNAIVVLSHAASAPPDSPQGTVSSYEMVVTQRSHAVQQTIRQAAGDMWLVNPVSLVENHSACRRNRAGHRVLPNGQVWKPQLLLLSFASKILAEANTILKGQDSPPKKQFATRSRAPPLPYLLSSLLRSRPQVKLPEEQFGDEDGLDDDLDESLDSEDESEYDDLPPFKSLTKAQVAKLTKAQKNAYFDELEYREKLLMKKQLKEEKRRQRMMKKTAVATNPLPGDYSENAEEESEGPASVPVPVPDLSLPASFDSDNPSHRYRYLDNSNQWLVRPVLDTHGWDHDVGYEGINVERLFVVKDKIPVSFSGQVTKDKKDANVQMEFASSIKHGEGKSTSLGFDMQTLGKDLGYTLHSETRFINFRKNKATAGLSVTLLGDALSAGVKVEDKLIANKRFQMVMSGGAMTGRGDVAYGGSLEAQLRDEDYPLGRSLSTLGLSVVDWHGVLAIGCNIQSQVPIGRSTNLIARANLNNKGAGQLSIRINSSEHLQIALAGLIPLLRKLFDYHEEMQLGQ